The Desulfomicrobium macestii genome includes the window CTGCACCAAGTGCTTACGCCGATCTTCAATCCCGGCTTCTCCGAATCAAGCTACGGGTTCCGTCCCGGTAGAAGCGCGCATCAGGCCGTGCAGAAGGCACGGGAGCATGTCGCCGCCGGCAAACGATTCGTGGTGGACATGGATCTGGAGAAGTTCTTCGATCGCGTGAACCATGACGTGCTTATGGCACGCGTGAGGCGCAAGGTCGGGGACAAGCGGGTGCTCGGCCTTATCCGCCGGTTCCTGCAAGCGGGGCTGATGACGGGCGGGATGTGCAGTCAGCGGTCGGAGGGCTCTCCGCAAGGAGGTCCTCTCTCTCCGCTGCTGTCGAACATCCTACTGGATGATCTGGACAAGGAACTCGAACGCCGAGGTCGTGCGTTCTGCCGGTACGCGGATGACTGCAACATCTATGTGCGCACCCGCCGCTCGGGGGAGCGCGTCATGGCCTCGGTCAGCCGGTATCTGCAAACCCGGCTGAAGCTTCAGGTGAACGCCACCAAGAGTGCGGTGGACCGGCCCTGGAACCGCAAGTTCCTGGGTTACAGCATGACGGCTCACAAACAGCCACGGCTGAAGGTGGCCCCTGCGGTGGTCGCGCGGTTGAAAGACTCGGTGCGCGAGGTTTGTCGCAAGGGACGCGGTCGATCCCTGCAAACGGTGATCGACGGGCTCTCGCTGAAGCGACGGGGC containing:
- the ltrA gene encoding group II intron reverse transcriptase/maturase: MDVMEAVVERENMSAAAKRVRSNKGVPGVDGMRVEDVWGYYGPHIEKSLLDGSYEPQPVLGVEIPKPGGGTRQLGIPTAMDRLVQQALHQVLTPIFNPGFSESSYGFRPGRSAHQAVQKAREHVAAGKRFVVDMDLEKFFDRVNHDVLMARVRRKVGDKRVLGLIRRFLQAGLMTGGMCSQRSEGSPQGGPLSPLLSNILLDDLDKELERRGRAFCRYADDCNIYVRTRRSGERVMASVSRYLQTRLKLQVNATKSAVDRPWNRKFLGYSMTAHKQPRLKVAPAVVARLKDSVREVCRKGRGRSLQTVIDGLSLKRRGWVNYFKLSEVKNVFEELDGWIRRRLRLILWRQWKRWHTRAKKLMQRGLSEARSWKSATNGHGPWWNSGASHMNAALPKKYFDNLGLVSLLDHYRKLQCVITPSPKQLTF